In the genome of Stegostoma tigrinum isolate sSteTig4 chromosome 29, sSteTig4.hap1, whole genome shotgun sequence, one region contains:
- the LOC125465483 gene encoding protein FAM163B, with the protein MTAGTVVITGGILATVILLCIIIVLCYCRLQYYCCKREEWDGDEEEPDFAVHSRLPTAYYSYSAGNGLNFSSIAYPQDYSHPRALCFHCKPRFQVHQLEDIQNGGESVSYNTVSEEELEMLTSPEELPMSRAKLTREAFSRSRSISTDV; encoded by the exons ATGACAGCTGGGACTGTCGTGATTACAGGTGGAATATTGGCTACAGTTATCCTGCTCTGTATAATCATTGTGTTGTGTTATTGCCGCCTGCAG TATTATTGCTGCAAGAGGGAGGAatgggatggagatgaggaggaaccagATTTTGCAGTGCACTCTCGCCTGCCAACTGCATACTACAGCTACAGTGCTGGAAATGGCCTTAACTTCAGTTCTATAGCCTACCCCCAGGATTACTCTCACCCCAGAGCTCTCTGCTTCCATTGCAAGCCCCGCTTCCAGGTCCACCAGCTTGAAGACATTCAGAatgggggtgagagtgtgagttATAATACTGTGAGTGAGGAAGAATTAGAAATGTTGACAAGTCCTGAGGAGCTGCCCATGAGCAGAGCAAAACTCACAAGAGAGGCTTTTAGCAGAAGTCGAAGTATTAGCACTGATGTGTGA